In Chelonia mydas isolate rCheMyd1 chromosome 7, rCheMyd1.pri.v2, whole genome shotgun sequence, the sequence caaacaatattacCCTGGGCACCTTTGGTGaataatacttccccactcaccagCACCAAGTCCGGAGATatgaaacaaagagaactttactggggggtgcgggtggggagGCGGGGCGGGAGACACACAAGGTGGGAGCAGGACAGCAGAGTGAATCGGGGAAAACCTGCAATTAACAAATTCTGTGTGTTAAGACTCCCTCATGCCCTGGGTATCTTAACAATAGTCCCAACCTCAGTCCTCCTCCAGCATTTATGAGTGGCAGGTATCTTCTACCATTTCCCTCCTGCACTGTTCCCCAGTCATAGTTTATTGTCCTGAATCACAGatgatcagggttggaagggacctcaggaggtcatctagtcccacccctgctcaaagcagggccaatccccaactaaatcatcccagacagggctttgtcaagcctgaccttgaaaacctctaaggaaggagattccaccacctccctaggtaatgcattccagtgcttcaccaccctcctagtgaaagtttttcctaatatccaacctaaacctccccctctgcaacttgagaccattactccttgttctgtcatctgctaccactgagaacagtctagatccaacctctttggaaccccctttcaggtagttgaaagcagctatcaaatccgcctcattcttctcttccgcagactaaacaatcccagttccctcagcctctcctcataagtcatgtgttccaggcccctaatcatttttgttgccctccactggatgctttccaattttccacctccttcttgtagtgtggggcccaaaactggacacagtactccagatgaggccttgccaatgtcgaatagaggggaataatcacgtccctcgatctgcaggcaatgcccctacttatacaccccaaaatgccattggccttcttggcaacaagggcacactgctgactcatatccagcttctcatccactgtaacccctaggtccttttctgcagaactgctgccgagctattcggtccctagtctgtagcgctgcatgggattcttccgtcctaagtgcaggactctacacttgtccttgttgaacctcatcagatttcttttggcccaatcctctaattccAAGGATTCTCCCAGGCCCATGCTGCTCATGGGACTCTACCCCATGACTCACCTGAAACAACTTCAGCTTTAATTACTGGCTGGGACGGGCTGCACACAGCCCGCCACACACTGTGGTTTTATCTTCAAACACACCATCACCCTGCAGCGCAACAGTCACCACATCTACCCTGCCGAAGCAGCTACAGCAAAGCCACATCCACGTCTCTGAAACAAATCAGTTTAACTTAAAACCCGCACGTTACAACACCTGCCCCTtcgctccacccctcccctttgCCACCAGCGTTTCCAATCTCCCTGACCCAATTGGGCCTCACTGCAGCCGTGGTCAGGGTGACTCCAAACACCTTTGGGTCAGTGTTTTGTCCCTTCTTTTCCCAAAAGGGTCAATGCCACTGGATTGCCCCAAACTCAAAGCTTAGAGGCAGTTAATCAACGTGGCCCAAACGGTCacgggaaggaaatgcaaatgaGGCCAGCCTGttcagccccttcccccctgctctccaaTGGACAAGCAGAGAGCACACTTCCCTAGGAGCCCCTGGCCACCTGGAGCTCTCAAGGAGCTCTGAGCAGCTCTTCCCTCCAGTCACCAACAGTTATCAATAGCGAGCTCCATTCTCTGTAAGGCCACAAggcttacagaaaaaaaatcagaccaaagAAATACTTTTCCATGCAACACACCATTGGCCAGTGGAACTTGCTGCTACATGAGACCATTGAGGTCAAGAGCTTTGGAGgattaaaaaaaggatttgaTAGTTCTCGAGAGAAGATCCAGAAGTTATAGTAAAAGAATTGGGGGAAGCAATCCAATCATTCACAGGCAAGAACCAACCTATCTGGGCTCACGAGGAAGTTTTCCCTGCGGGCAGAGGAACCCATGCTTGCCTATCCCTACATGTCAGTGCAAGAAGTACTTAGGATTGGTCCCTGCTAGAGACAGGTCACTGGATTAGCTGGCTTACTGCTCTGATCCAATACAGCAATTCCTATGCTCCCATGGCAAACAGAGCCAGCCGTCTTCCCAGCACTGCATGCTGGACCAAGAAGGCAGCAGGAAGGTATTTAGGGCCCAGAGTACCAGTGAAGTTAAGATGCAAGAGACTTGTTCACCAAGGAGGCTCTGACCCAAAGGCCACTCAAGCCTTTCCATTTCTTtccatgggttttggatcagcccTATGTCCACGTCTGTGCCAGCAGAGGAGACAGCCCCAGAGGTGATGTGTTACATACATTGGCTCAGCCAAAGGCCAGCAACTGGCTCATCTCCCCATGGGCAGGAaagctgcagccccctcctggagcatTGCAGAGCACTGCAATTGCCCTATGGGCTGTAGCTCCAGTCCTCTCTAGCATTAGCCTGCATGAAGCCAAGAGCCCCCAAAATGCCACCCACTGCTCTTATTCACACCCTCTCCATCTCACCCATGCTCTTTGCTGACCTTCCTGGTGCAGGTGAACTGTCCTGAGAGCACCTGTATTTCAGCCACACCACACCCTACAGACACACTCCTGCAGAGCAGCTAGCGGAAGGTCAGTCCTGTAGCCCAGACAAAtctcctgcagcctctcccaCTTCTGAGCATGATCCAAGCCAGCTGCTGAGCAACAGGTCATGGGCTGGAAATAAATAACCCATCCCCCAGCTGGAAATAAATAACCCATCCCCACCACTGAGCACCAGGGTCCCTCTCACCTTCTCAGAGGGCAGCCAAGGCTCCCACTCCTCCTTGACTAGCAGCCAGAGGCCCTTCCCATACACCTACTCCTCCCTCCCTCAATAGCAGCCAGGAATCTCCTCCCTTTACTCCCCAACTCTGCAGGAACCCAGCCCCTGCCTAGAGCTCTGGAACGATTCCATACTGAGGGCCGTACCTTGAGAGGGCTTCTCGGCATACATCCCACTGACCACTGGCTGGTCCCACTTCTCCCAGTAGGGATCATCAGCCAGCCCAGTCTCCCTTCCTTTGCTGTCACTCAGCTCCCCCTTTCTCCGCTTTCCCTCCCAGCCACTGTCGTTTTCCCATCGCACCTCATTCGCCACCACCCTGCCCATTTCCCAACTCTCTGGCTGCTGGCTAACAGCCCTGCCTCACCACCAGCCTGCCACATTCtctcccgcctcttccccagctccAAGCAGGGAGCTTTCAGCAGAGTTAGTTACATCTCCCCAACGTGCAAGATGGGAGCACCATCCGCAGCCTGTACAACTGCATAACACTCGCTGGAGAGCTATTGAAAGGCCCCAAGCCAGACCACAGGAGCTGGGCTTTACAAGAGTAACAAGGGACATGACAATAAAGCAGAATTATTTATTGGAGGCGCCAAGAGTAGGAACAATCACAAACCTACGAACTCCCCTCCCGGGCAATCCTTCCTGCCAGCTGGCAACAGGGCAGTCGGTGTCAGGCGTGCATCTGTGTGTGCGTGCTGCTAGACAACGGCTAAGCTTACACTTCCCCCAGCCAGAAACCAGCCAATAGCCCTTGGCACTCCAGGCAACGGCAAGGACCTTTCCTGAGCACCTTAGCTTTGACTTGCCAGTGGTGGGTCATGGTATTTGTTATCCCCAGAGAGACAAAGCTTTACGTTCAAGGAGatttgggagggggaagagcaggaacaCAGCTCCTAGGTGGAAGTGCAAGGGCAGGTAACCTGGGCTGTAGCTTACAGGATGACATCACTCGAGGGTTCTGGGGACAGGGGCAGGCTGTGCTGtctgagcagagctgcagcagccccaggcaaCAGATGGCCTTGCTAGAACCCAAGGGCTTTCCTGCCTCCCCGTCTCCcgcacaaaccaaaccaaaagggagacaccgagaggcagaggcagggaggggagattacatgggcccagagcagggccaAGCTCTGACTCACTTCCCAGCCCGGCGCTCCTCCTGGCGCTTGGTAAGGATGTATTTGAAAAACTCATACACGGACCAAGCAATGGCTGTGGAGGGCATCTGGTAAATGACCCGGGCCTGGACCCCACGGAAGTAGGCGGTCACACCGCCCACTCGGTACACCGTCCTGAAGGCATTGGCCATGCCTGTGATATGTCCACTGATGTTGGAGTTCAAGGCCAGGGACTCCTGGGTGTTGAGCAGTGTTTTGCAAACGTCCAATGGCGTGGTAGCAGCGGCGGCCACAGCACCCGCGCAGGCCCCTGAGACCACATGGGAGCCAGGGTTATACTGTCTTTGGGGGTTGAGCTGCTCCTGCAGAAACTCGTAAGTCATGAAGTGGATGGCTTGGAAGGGGATGTTCATGGTGAGCTGGGTGGTGTAGCTGCGGTAGAAGGCCCCAGCCCCTTCGTTGCGCCATACGGCCTGCACACAGTCCGTCACCCGCTGGTATGGTGAGTTGTACATCTGCATCCTCTGCTTGACCACTTGGGGCAGATGGCAGCAGCAAGCAGTCAGCGACAGCGTCCAGTGGCCAAGCCACCGAGGGGataacgagagagagagaaaggatgaGTATAAGGCTAGGAGCTCCCTGACTTCTATTCTCACTGGCTTCAGAGACAACTGACAACTAAGACCAGAAAACCCCTGGTTCAAGATCCGTAACTCCCAGcaaccccacacccagccaggaATCTAGcgagagcaggggttctcaaactgggggtcgggacccctcaggggcttgcaaagttattacatgggggggtcgtgagctgtcaacctccatgccaaccccactttgcctccagcatttataatggtgttaaatatatataaaaaaagtgtttttaatttatatggggggtgggggggtcgcactcaaaggcttgctatgtgaaagcgGTCACCAGTaaaaacgtttgagaaccactgagctagaacTGCTCTTTGCAGGGTGCCAGCTACTTCACCATATTAGTATCCGGCTGCACACCCAAGGGCTGCTACACTTCGTTTCAGTCAGCTTTCGCACACTGAGCTCAGCACCAAGCATCTACGTCTTCCCTTGGAGAGACCAATCCCTCCCTCTGTTGTTACAGACCTATGAGGCAGCCAGAGAACATCATTCCGTCTCTCAGATGGATCTCAGCATCTGGGCAGATCCCTGCATTTCTACAGCATCTTCCATCCCAGAATATCCCCAAGTATTTCACTAATTCAGCCAGACATATGTGCTCATCTACAGCCACAGCCCAGATTACTTCCAAGTGGAAAACAGCAGCTGTTCCAGAGCCTAACTCAAGCTCTACACAGCAGAGCAGAAACAACTCTCTGACTGCGACTGCAGGGGGATTCAGGAGACAGAACACAAATAACTGAGCTGGAATTTGGGGGGGACACCAGGCCTAACACCCCATGTCCTGCAGAAAGAGCCAGAGCACACCTTAGTGTGGGGCATAGGGGTCAGCCTCACCACAGGGAGGGAATGTCATCTACTGAGCCAAAAGCACCTGCATGTTCTTGGGGAGTAACATCCAAGCAACGGGCAAGCCCAGCTCTTTGCCTTTGCAGGTGCACTCAGACTCAAGAGACATTTGGCTGCAAGTATGTATCTTGCGAAGGCTCTCCTAGGAACGCCCTACAAAGGGGATGCAGGACCTTGAGGGAAGGCCGCTTccatagagcagtgtttcccagcACTCACACCCTCTCCCTAGCTGACAGCCTCAGCACAGGTGGGCCCAGGTGAGAACTGCACTCACCACAGCCCAGATCACTGGTAATCTGAATTCAGATCCACTAGCTagagctgctgctttttctgcTGATCCCCATGACAAGTCCCTTGGGGGAAAGGGCTGACTCCCTCACTCTCTGCCACTAGATTCCCCAGACTGAGGCTGGCTCCTTTTTCCTAGGACAGAAACCTTCTGGCTAATCCAACTCCCTAAATGGataccactgagctatccagGCCTGGGACTTAGGCAGGGGATGTTGCTCTCTGCAGGACTCTCCCTCGTTAGGGCAGAATGAGAGCGCCCCCTGGTGCCACATACAGGAGCACAGCACAGAGATGAATTCAGCTCCCACACAGAGGAAGCACCACACACCCTCACCCCCGCCTATGGGGCCTCCCCTGCAGAGGAGAGGGGGTCATCATTACCTTCCACAGGGTTCATAGCTGCATCATGGAGCAATGTTGCTACACACCCCGCTGCACCTGTAAAACAAGAACTGACACATGTGAGGGGAGGAGACGGCGAGAGACCCGGGGCTCCACTGAGCCCCAGAGCCCCTCGCCAGAGAAGAGGGAGATACCCACTGCCAGGACTCCACTACCAGAAAGGAGAAGACTGGTAAATTCCTAATGCAGCCACCACATCCTGCCCAAGAGGAGGGCCAGATGCCAGCAACCCCTAGCTTCAGAACCCACAAATTGAGGGAAGTGCAATAATCTGCCAGATCCTTATGGAGACGACTAGGCCTCACTTAATCCCAGCACCTACTAGAGAGAAGATGCAAACAGACTCACAGGGACCCCATCGGACCATGCCTCACCGTGTCCCAGAGTGAGAAACCACTCCATAGTCAGGATCCCACTGAACCCCAGTATCCACCAGGGTAAAATACACCCTCCAATGCAGGTCCAATGAGTCCCAAATCTGTTCAAGCACAGCAGCGTGGGGAGCCAGAGAAAGTCAAAGGCACGGGAACTCTGAGGGCTGCATCCTGAACCCTGCTCCACTCTACCTACCCACAATGCTGCAGTCAATCCCAGCTCAGAGACGAGGGGGAGTCCTGCAGGCAGCTCCCATCCACAGGTGTTGCTGTGAGCAAGGGGAAGGTGTtggccagctcccagccccactaaCCTGTTCCTCAAAGTCAGATACCTGGGAACATCTCAGACAGGTCTATGAATAGGTTCAAGCACGAGTACAGCACTTCCCCTTGCCCAGCGCTGGGATTGGTAGGGAAGGGTGATGTGGAACCAGAGCACTGCGCAGATGGGCTGCTAGCTAATGACTGGAGAGAGGACATTGCTTAGGACATCTGCTCCATCTTCAGCAGACTGGCCTGAGTGCAGCACGTCTAATGCTTTAAGCCCACCGCACTAAGTATCAGCCTCGGCTATTGCTACCAGTTGTGTCTCCCTGCCCATTGGCCACCATCACCAAGGAAACCTTGCCCTGGGCTGGGCGAGGAAATTGGTGGCATTACAGCACCTTGGAGAGCCACACAGCGAGCCCAGGCCCCTATGCCTGACTCCCCAAAGAACTTGCACACACACACCGTGCTCCCCTCCCATTAGCTGGGGCACATTTGTTTTCCCCATTGCTGCACCTGGCCCCATGAATAGGTCTAAACAGTAGCAAGCACCTCTAGTGCCACTCATGCTCTCCCCTTGATGCACACAGCCCTTGCCTGCTCTACCGCCAGTGCAGAGGAGTGGACACAGAGGCCCAGCAGAGCTGGTACAGAGCTATGCAGGTACAGGTCAGGGCACGATGTCTGGGAGATGGTACCTAtgcagggggagagaaacagcTCTGACAGCCAGTCTGAGCTCTATTGAGTCATCCTGAGGGAGCACAAGAGACCTGGCTTCTGGGGATGCCCTGTCCTTGACTTTACCACCCCAGCCAGCAGGGCTGCCCTCAGTTGCTCTAGCCCC encodes:
- the SLC25A28 gene encoding mitoferrin-2 isoform X2, producing MKSAAGCVATLLHDAAMNPVEVVKQRMQMYNSPYQRVTDCVQAVWRNEGAGAFYRSYTTQLTMNIPFQAIHFMTYEFLQEQLNPQRQYNPGSHVVSGACAGAVAAAATTPLDVCKTLLNTQESLALNSNISGHITGMANAFRTVYRVGGVTAYFRGVQARVIYQMPSTAIAWSVYEFFKYILTKRQEERRAGK
- the SLC25A28 gene encoding mitoferrin-2 isoform X1; translation: MELGAGAGAGAGPGGGPRPGRVLLLLLGGGHGWARRGGAEAAPGPGGSEAARRPEPGSDPDYEALPQGAAVSTHMLAGAVAGVLEHCVMYPVDCVKTRMQSLQPEPAARYRNVLEALWRIVQTEGFWRPMRGMNITATGAGPAHALYFACYEKLKKTLSDVIHAGGNSHVANGAAGCVATLLHDAAMNPVEVVKQRMQMYNSPYQRVTDCVQAVWRNEGAGAFYRSYTTQLTMNIPFQAIHFMTYEFLQEQLNPQRQYNPGSHVVSGACAGAVAAAATTPLDVCKTLLNTQESLALNSNISGHITGMANAFRTVYRVGGVTAYFRGVQARVIYQMPSTAIAWSVYEFFKYILTKRQEERRAGK